Proteins from a genomic interval of Chanos chanos chromosome 3, fChaCha1.1, whole genome shotgun sequence:
- the hvcn1 gene encoding voltage-gated hydrogen channel 1, translating into MSQYLRLFTAVGDDQHGESQWKEEVLHETSEELAPATGQVQGQVTFRDSLRRLYSSERFQIVVVGLVILDAIFVLCELLIDLAIIKVHNESIAPQVFHYLSLALLTFFMMEIVGKLYAYRMEFFKHKFEVFDAIVVVVSFILDIVYISKEGAFDGMGFLILLRLWRVARIINGILVSVKNRAQHKIDKLKESNDHLTQRVNELQEQNTRTEQENNRLRALLRQHAIEF; encoded by the exons ATGTCCCAGTACCTGAGGCTGTTTACGGCTGTGGGCGATGACCAACACGGTGAATCCCAATGGAAGGAAGAGGTCCTGCATGAGACCAGTGAGGAGCTGGCACCAGCCACAGGACAGGTCCAAGGTCAAGTCACCTTCAGAGATTCTCTGCGTCGTCTCTACAGCTCAGAGAGATTCCAG ATTGTGGTTGTGGGACTGGTCATTTTAGACGCCATCTTTGTCCTGTGTGAGCTTCTCATTGACCTGGCCATTATTAAAGTACACAATGAGAGCATTGCCCCACAG GTGTTCCATTACCTGAGTCTGGCCTTGCTCACCTTCTTTATGATGGAGATAGTGGGGAAGCTCTATGCCTACCGCATGGAGTTCTTCAAACACAAGTTTGAGGTGTTTGATGCAATTGTGGTGGTGGTGTCGTTCATACTGGACATTGTGTACATCTCCAAGGAAGGTGCTTTTGATGGTATGGGATTCTTGATCCTGCTCAGATTGTGGAGAGTGGCTAGGATCATTAATG GTATCCTGGTGTCAGTGAAGAACCGTGCTCAACACAAAATTGATAAGCTGAAAGAGAGTAATGATCACCTGACCCAGCGGGTCAACGAGCTTCAGGAACAGAACACTCGGACG GAGCAAGAGAACAATAGACTGCGAGCACTCTTACGACAACATGCCATTGAGTTCTGA